In the genome of Spirochaetia bacterium, one region contains:
- a CDS encoding ABC transporter substrate-binding protein — translation MNLMKKFLVTGVLCAMAVNIFANGTAETQSSGSIVDQIKARGVVKVATGTYVPFEFRDAKTDKIVGFDIDLAQLIADKLGVKLEVSDMPFTTIIPSVEKGDYDFSIAAMYDTPARRKIVLMSDSYMKTGMVLVAKKGNPLGIKTLQDCNGLKVGVKAGATSQKVAEDAKEKYGLNYKIVGYDETVGCVSDLEVGRVDAVVNDLLNELELEKVHPGVEIVSDDPFTTADLACATKIGNDDLMKIINEVIATYKTDGTYDKLYQKWLK, via the coding sequence ATGAATTTGATGAAGAAATTCCTGGTAACTGGCGTGCTTTGTGCCATGGCAGTGAATATCTTTGCAAACGGCACTGCTGAAACCCAGTCGAGTGGTTCAATTGTTGACCAGATCAAGGCACGTGGAGTAGTAAAGGTTGCTACCGGGACCTATGTACCTTTTGAATTCAGGGATGCAAAGACGGACAAGATTGTCGGATTCGATATAGACCTTGCCCAGTTGATTGCTGACAAGCTCGGTGTAAAACTTGAAGTGTCCGATATGCCTTTTACTACAATCATTCCTTCTGTTGAAAAGGGTGATTATGATTTTTCCATTGCCGCGATGTATGATACGCCCGCACGGAGAAAGATAGTCCTGATGAGTGACAGCTATATGAAAACGGGCATGGTGCTTGTTGCAAAGAAAGGTAATCCCCTTGGAATCAAGACCCTTCAGGATTGCAATGGACTCAAGGTAGGCGTAAAGGCCGGTGCAACTTCCCAGAAAGTCGCTGAGGATGCAAAGGAAAAGTATGGTCTCAATTACAAGATAGTGGGGTATGACGAGACCGTAGGCTGTGTGTCGGATCTGGAAGTAGGGCGAGTCGATGCCGTAGTCAATGACCTTCTCAATGAACTTGAGCTGGAGAAAGTACACCCGGGTGTCGAGATTGTCAGTGACGATCCTTTCACGACGGCAGACTTGGCATGTGCAACGAAAATTGGAAATGACGATCTGATGAAAATCATCAATGAAGTAATTGCAACCTATAAGACTGACGGAACATACGACAAATTGTATCAGAAATGGCTCAAGTAG